A region from the Halomarina litorea genome encodes:
- a CDS encoding DUF7261 family protein, protein MAAVSARERGQLILVAGLSLAVVLVTLALVLNTAIYTENVASREVDSGARDALEAHHAAVEGTGVVMDGANDRSSPLDYGTLESRFGTNVRWWSENASSYTAFNGRSLRVSSTGDVVHGVRVVDRTSGHFLPRDGNTTDWTVASSVHVRDFEMTVTSGASVDETTVSDELDDGTWSEETFFSVDFDDGDWRMAVYNDSSVSELTVGVYDGTSFATCPTTSTSELRIDVGEGTVNGVRCDALATIESVSGPYDVHFANGDTVTGTYELTVDRTIDGTANPNGTFTDAVDRANYGSFCGSPSTYYLLGKGYPAVSPALYAGTVNISYHAESIEYDDPTVRVAPGELGAAAATPQVTSFIVDDLNNSSNVRFGVTWTAADPDDSLGAISTTLYLNDTSGTRLDSATGGATGGPETLTGPILPGGDYDISIVVTDTAGNTRKVTQRHHAEADGNDTGCPP, encoded by the coding sequence GTGGCGGCAGTGAGCGCACGGGAGCGCGGCCAGCTCATCCTCGTCGCGGGGCTCAGCCTCGCCGTCGTCCTCGTCACCCTCGCGCTGGTGTTGAACACCGCCATCTACACGGAGAACGTCGCGAGCCGCGAGGTGGACTCGGGTGCGAGGGATGCGCTCGAAGCCCACCACGCGGCAGTCGAGGGGACGGGTGTGGTCATGGACGGGGCGAACGACCGCTCGTCCCCATTGGACTACGGCACGCTCGAATCCAGGTTCGGGACGAACGTCCGGTGGTGGTCGGAAAACGCCTCCAGCTACACCGCGTTCAACGGCCGGTCACTCCGGGTCTCGTCGACGGGTGACGTCGTCCACGGTGTCCGGGTCGTCGATCGCACGTCCGGGCATTTCCTCCCGCGCGACGGAAACACTACGGACTGGACCGTCGCGTCGTCGGTGCACGTCCGAGACTTCGAGATGACCGTCACGAGCGGGGCTTCCGTCGACGAGACGACGGTGAGCGACGAACTCGACGACGGGACGTGGAGCGAGGAGACGTTCTTCAGCGTCGACTTCGACGACGGTGACTGGCGGATGGCCGTCTATAACGACAGTTCGGTGTCGGAGCTCACGGTCGGCGTCTACGACGGTACGTCGTTCGCCACCTGTCCGACGACCTCCACCTCGGAGCTTCGCATCGACGTCGGCGAAGGGACGGTCAACGGTGTCCGCTGCGATGCACTCGCGACCATCGAGTCGGTGAGTGGGCCGTACGACGTCCACTTCGCGAACGGCGACACCGTCACCGGCACGTACGAACTGACCGTCGACCGGACTATCGACGGGACGGCGAACCCGAACGGAACGTTCACCGACGCGGTCGACCGGGCGAACTACGGGTCGTTCTGCGGTTCGCCGTCGACGTACTATCTGCTCGGGAAGGGCTACCCCGCCGTCTCGCCCGCGCTCTACGCCGGGACTGTCAACATCAGCTACCACGCCGAGTCCATCGAGTACGACGACCCGACGGTTCGGGTCGCGCCGGGTGAGCTCGGTGCGGCCGCGGCCACGCCGCAGGTCACCTCGTTCATCGTCGACGACCTGAACAACAGTAGCAACGTCCGGTTCGGCGTTACCTGGACTGCGGCGGACCCCGACGACAGCCTCGGAGCGATTTCCACCACCCTCTACCTCAACGATACGTCGGGAACTAGGCTCGATTCGGCGACTGGAGGGGCCACAGGAGGTCCCGAGACCCTAACCGGACCGATACTTCCGGGAGGAGACTACGACATCAGTATCGTAGTCACGGATACCGCCGGAAACACGCGG
- a CDS encoding Lrp/AsnC family transcriptional regulator, whose translation MDDRRDLLELLRENARYTTADLARLLGTDEDAVEAAIEELEAAGVVRGYQAVVDPDRLDDGTVRAFLECNVTLDRETSYDDIARRLAKFDEVRSLRLVSGDYDFALEVEADSLGALSRFVSEQVAPVPEVTQTVTHFIMDTYKDGGLQFDDGGDDDRLSVTP comes from the coding sequence ATGGACGACCGACGCGACCTCCTCGAACTGCTCCGCGAGAACGCCCGCTACACGACCGCGGACCTCGCACGCTTGCTCGGCACCGACGAGGACGCCGTGGAGGCGGCAATCGAGGAACTGGAAGCGGCGGGCGTCGTCCGGGGCTACCAGGCGGTCGTCGACCCCGACCGGCTGGACGACGGGACGGTGCGGGCCTTCCTCGAGTGCAACGTGACCCTCGACCGCGAGACGAGTTACGACGACATCGCCCGCCGACTCGCGAAGTTCGACGAGGTCCGTTCGCTCCGCCTCGTCAGCGGCGACTACGACTTCGCGCTGGAGGTCGAGGCGGACTCGCTGGGCGCGCTCTCGCGGTTCGTCAGCGAGCAGGTCGCGCCGGTCCCCGAGGTCACCCAGACGGTGACGCACTTCATCATGGACACGTACAAGGACGGCGGCCTCCAGTTCGACGACGGCGGGGACGACGACCGCCTGTCGGTCACGCCATGA
- a CDS encoding DUF7288 family protein → MDRRGQAHTLEAVVTSMLLLTSLVFALQVTAVTPLSASTSSQHIENQQQATAEGLLEIASREGALKPALLYGNDSADGRDDGRFGFHETSGEAFYTNDPPTNRFGALLDRTFGGEGLAYNVFVVYQTAGGDTARLRMVYQGEPSDNAVVATTLVTLYDGDVLHEPEADGDSTDVARPTGTTLAGAGDEFYALDANPDSPVFNVVRVEVVVWRQ, encoded by the coding sequence ATGGACCGACGTGGACAGGCACACACGCTGGAGGCCGTCGTCACCTCGATGCTGCTCCTGACCAGTCTCGTGTTCGCCTTGCAGGTGACGGCGGTGACGCCCCTCTCCGCGAGCACCTCCAGCCAGCACATCGAGAACCAGCAACAGGCGACGGCCGAGGGTCTCCTCGAAATCGCCTCCAGAGAGGGGGCGCTCAAACCCGCGCTCCTGTACGGGAACGACTCGGCCGACGGGCGGGACGACGGCCGGTTCGGGTTCCACGAGACGAGCGGCGAGGCGTTCTACACGAACGACCCGCCGACGAACCGCTTCGGCGCCCTACTCGACCGGACCTTCGGCGGGGAGGGCCTCGCGTACAACGTCTTCGTCGTCTACCAGACCGCTGGCGGCGACACCGCCCGCCTCCGCATGGTGTACCAGGGGGAACCGAGCGACAACGCCGTGGTGGCGACGACACTGGTGACGCTGTACGACGGTGACGTGCTCCACGAACCCGAGGCGGACGGCGACTCGACGGACGTCGCACGGCCGACCGGGACGACGCTCGCGGGGGCCGGCGACGAGTTCTACGCACTCGACGCCAATCCCGACAGTCCGGTGTTCAACGTCGTCCGCGTGGAGGTGGTCGTGTGGCGGCAGTGA
- a CDS encoding lysylphosphatidylglycerol synthase transmembrane domain-containing protein, whose protein sequence is MQLKADTRTVVVGFVGGCLAFGLVFWLVGVDSVLSALRDARPRYLLGVLLAATVWLCSWGLSLRVVLGSLGERRGVFESLVVFAGATFANNVTPFGQAGGEPLSALLISRATDRDYEDGLATIASVDALHFVPTLTLGLLGLGFVATRITFGQRLEYVAATVLALAVVVPVGVYVGWTNRYRIERAVVRALTPVVRTVANALPVVSTPADDAVERRIEGFFESIERVGSDRRRLALAVGFSALGWVALATSLWLALASLGVSVPYLVTFLAVPVGDLAALAPTPGGLGGVEALLIGLLVAVSPAAVGTVSAAVLIHRAATYWLPTVVGGGAASVILTD, encoded by the coding sequence GTGCAACTGAAAGCGGACACCCGGACCGTCGTCGTGGGCTTCGTCGGCGGCTGCCTCGCGTTCGGACTGGTGTTCTGGCTCGTCGGGGTCGACAGCGTCCTCTCGGCGCTCCGGGACGCTCGCCCGCGATACCTCCTCGGAGTCCTCCTCGCGGCCACGGTCTGGCTCTGCTCGTGGGGACTCTCGCTCCGGGTCGTGCTGGGGTCGCTCGGCGAACGGCGCGGCGTCTTCGAGTCGCTGGTCGTCTTCGCGGGTGCGACGTTCGCCAACAACGTCACCCCGTTCGGGCAGGCCGGCGGCGAACCGCTCTCGGCGTTGCTGATCTCGCGGGCCACCGACCGCGACTACGAGGACGGCCTCGCGACCATCGCCAGCGTGGACGCACTCCACTTCGTCCCGACGCTGACACTCGGACTCCTCGGACTGGGGTTCGTCGCCACCCGCATCACGTTCGGCCAGCGACTGGAGTACGTGGCTGCGACGGTACTCGCCCTCGCCGTCGTCGTTCCGGTGGGCGTGTACGTCGGGTGGACGAACCGGTATCGAATCGAGCGGGCGGTAGTGCGGGCGCTCACCCCCGTCGTCCGGACCGTCGCGAACGCGCTCCCGGTGGTCTCGACCCCGGCGGACGACGCCGTCGAACGGCGCATCGAGGGGTTCTTCGAGTCCATCGAGCGAGTCGGCTCCGACCGGCGACGGCTGGCGCTCGCCGTCGGCTTCTCGGCGCTGGGGTGGGTCGCGCTCGCCACCTCGCTGTGGCTCGCGCTCGCCAGCCTCGGCGTGTCGGTCCCCTACCTCGTGACGTTCCTCGCCGTCCCGGTCGGCGACCTCGCGGCGCTGGCGCCGACACCGGGCGGACTCGGAGGCGTGGAGGCGCTACTCATCGGGTTGCTCGTGGCCGTCTCGCCGGCGGCGGTGGGGACGGTGAGCGCGGCGGTGCTGATCCACCGCGCGGCGACGTACTGGCTCCCGACGGTCGTGGGGGGCGGAGCGGCGTCGGTGATACTGACCGATTGA
- a CDS encoding DUF7287 family protein gives MSVFVIATAFVFAFAPGMIQPFTGGLEEETVATNRLADTLADGMLGDPAEPGVLNRTCTTEFFAEGRDGNTSNSVPPDCRFEDDVSLNARVGAEGRPAGTGFRLSIEITGDADGNGTQGTLCDTGSELTDFDPETESCSGTAYRIGGPPSNSVGTVVTKRVVYLPVGTGIDARLRVVVW, from the coding sequence ATGAGCGTCTTCGTCATCGCGACGGCGTTCGTCTTCGCGTTCGCTCCCGGGATGATCCAGCCGTTCACCGGTGGGCTGGAGGAAGAGACCGTGGCCACAAATCGTTTGGCAGATACGCTCGCGGACGGGATGCTCGGTGACCCCGCTGAACCGGGGGTCCTCAACCGGACATGCACGACGGAGTTCTTCGCTGAGGGACGCGACGGCAACACCAGCAACAGCGTCCCGCCCGACTGTCGATTCGAGGACGACGTGAGCCTCAACGCCCGTGTCGGAGCCGAGGGCCGGCCGGCCGGGACGGGGTTCCGTCTCTCCATCGAGATAACTGGCGATGCCGACGGCAACGGAACCCAAGGAACCCTCTGTGATACAGGGAGTGAGCTGACGGACTTCGACCCCGAAACCGAGTCGTGTAGCGGGACGGCCTACCGGATCGGTGGACCTCCGTCTAATTCGGTGGGGACTGTCGTAACGAAACGCGTAGTCTACCTCCCGGTTGGAACGGGAATCGACGCGAGACTCCGGGTGGTGGTGTGGTGA
- a CDS encoding DUF7317 family protein, with amino-acid sequence MTRHAVDTARALYLAGTLTLEQAAGYAGCTPERLAERLHLPDPSIDLPDATVSAR; translated from the coding sequence ATGACCAGACACGCCGTCGACACCGCGCGCGCACTCTACCTCGCCGGGACCCTCACGCTCGAACAGGCGGCCGGCTACGCCGGCTGTACCCCGGAACGGCTCGCGGAGCGCCTCCACCTCCCCGACCCCTCCATCGACCTTCCAGACGCGACCGTTTCGGCAAGGTAG
- a CDS encoding pyridoxal phosphate-dependent aminotransferase, which produces MSRFTVSERVASVPPSGIRRFFELAEELDDVISLGVGEPDFSAPWRAREAAIDSLERGRTSYTANRGRRDLREEIADYVTRYDLAYDPDDEIVVTAGASEAIDLAFRALVDPGDTVAIAQPSYVSYVPSVQFAGGDPLPVPTRVEDDFALTPEILEASGAADAEMLVLCYPNNPTGATMNGGELEAVADFAREHDLTVLSDEIYSELTYEGEHTSIATLPGMRERTVVFNGFSKAYAMTGLRLGYALGPADAIGAMNRVHQYTMLSAPTTAQFAALTALRECEDDVVSMRSQYDRRRRFVLSRFEEMGIDCFEATGAFYVFPESPWDDAGEFAEALLDEQGVAMVPGSAFGAGGTGHLRASYATGLDDLREAMDRLEAFLH; this is translated from the coding sequence ATGAGCAGGTTCACCGTCTCCGAGCGCGTCGCCTCGGTTCCCCCGTCGGGCATCCGTCGGTTCTTCGAACTCGCCGAGGAACTGGACGACGTCATCTCGCTGGGCGTCGGCGAACCGGACTTCTCCGCGCCGTGGCGCGCCCGCGAGGCCGCCATCGACTCGCTCGAACGCGGGCGCACCTCCTACACCGCCAACCGGGGACGCCGGGACCTCCGCGAGGAGATAGCGGACTACGTCACCCGCTACGACCTCGCGTACGATCCCGACGACGAAATCGTCGTCACGGCGGGTGCGAGCGAAGCCATCGACCTCGCATTCCGTGCGCTCGTCGACCCCGGTGACACCGTCGCCATCGCCCAGCCGTCGTACGTCTCGTACGTCCCGAGCGTCCAGTTCGCCGGCGGCGACCCCCTCCCGGTTCCCACCCGCGTCGAGGACGACTTCGCGCTCACCCCCGAGATCCTCGAAGCCTCGGGCGCGGCCGACGCCGAGATGCTCGTCCTCTGTTACCCCAACAACCCGACGGGGGCGACGATGAACGGGGGTGAACTGGAGGCGGTCGCCGACTTCGCCCGCGAGCACGACCTGACGGTGCTCTCCGACGAGATATACTCGGAACTCACCTACGAGGGCGAGCACACCTCCATCGCCACCCTGCCGGGGATGCGCGAGCGGACGGTGGTGTTCAACGGCTTCTCGAAGGCCTACGCGATGACCGGCCTCAGGCTGGGCTACGCCCTCGGCCCGGCGGACGCCATCGGCGCGATGAACCGCGTCCACCAGTACACGATGCTCTCGGCCCCGACCACCGCGCAGTTCGCCGCGCTCACCGCCCTGCGGGAGTGCGAGGACGACGTGGTCTCGATGCGCTCGCAGTACGACCGCCGGCGCCGGTTCGTCCTCTCCCGATTCGAGGAGATGGGCATCGACTGCTTCGAGGCGACCGGGGCGTTCTACGTCTTCCCCGAGTCACCGTGGGACGACGCCGGCGAGTTCGCCGAGGCCCTCCTCGACGAACAGGGGGTGGCGATGGTCCCCGGAAGCGCCTTCGGCGCGGGCGGCACGGGGCACCTCCGGGCGTCCTACGCAACGGGCCTAGACGACCTCAGAGAGGCGATGGACCGGTTAGAGGCGTTCCTGCACTGA
- a CDS encoding DUF7317 family protein, whose protein sequence is MRQHAVTTATVLYEAGTLTLTQAADYAGVSAGKMRETLRARGIDVRVESLAVEETPVAAD, encoded by the coding sequence ATGCGCCAGCACGCCGTCACGACGGCGACGGTCCTCTACGAGGCAGGGACGCTCACACTGACACAGGCCGCCGATTACGCCGGTGTCTCCGCCGGGAAGATGCGCGAGACGCTCCGCGCGCGCGGCATCGACGTGCGCGTCGAGTCCCTCGCCGTCGAGGAGACGCCCGTCGCCGCGGACTGA
- a CDS encoding type II/IV secretion system ATPase subunit, translating into MAIRDALPSRGEEAGEQAPGSTDDPDAPDVTVGEYTWEDYKREYYYDEEGQPPRDDEGEVVPFDEADALGFDPDDLEGRFAGGGDAADVLADVFEERTVRVDEDRDEDAFFSTVEGHTTVANRYDLEKAVPQEKKSHFVEVDRYWVNKPHAFVVIFHSEKENEQKYYVVEPYLTDIEADLRQFLSGKLKTAIKYSDDDVIVHGGIDARSDVIERETKRLLDRYDLFEGDASVLTDTAPGESAEGGVVGQLKALFGFETEHVEHTGQLDGIAARPEPALLEEDSPTLTEYQLEKLLYLLKRDFVGYERIDPIKHDINVEDVSCDGYHSPVFVYHTDHEQIISNVYHGETDLDDFVVKMAQRSGKGISKRSPQVDCTLPDGSRAQLTLGKEVSDHGTNYTIRQFKDVPFTPIDLINWNTFSLDEMAYLWLCIENNKSLIFAGGTASGKTTSLNAVSLFIPSKSKIVSIEDTREVELPQRNWIASVTRPSFSDDGKGDVDEFDLLEAALRQRPEYIVMGEIRGEEGRTLFQVMSTGHTTLTTFHADSVGEVIKRFTTEPIMVSKTMFTALDLVSVQTSTRVGGNKVRRNKSLTEINRYDPENDEINVQDVYQWQAETDEYLEMGQSNTIEEIMFDRGWNREKLDRELLKRRVVLAYLIRNNLNTYTQVAATLQAFINDQDTILGLIADDDLEQSLEDLREMESVEIDIDPEKEEMVPRPDPNEEMLGAVEELLADADHLLAEYRETERDTLAEALAMPETEDDDEFGGFRPKGGGQ; encoded by the coding sequence ATGGCTATTCGAGATGCTCTGCCGAGCCGAGGGGAGGAGGCCGGAGAGCAGGCACCCGGGAGTACCGACGACCCGGATGCACCGGACGTCACCGTCGGCGAGTACACGTGGGAGGACTACAAGCGGGAGTACTACTACGACGAGGAGGGCCAACCGCCCCGAGACGACGAAGGGGAGGTCGTCCCCTTCGACGAGGCGGACGCCCTCGGGTTCGACCCCGACGACCTGGAGGGGCGATTCGCGGGCGGCGGCGACGCCGCGGACGTCCTCGCCGACGTCTTCGAGGAGCGGACGGTGCGGGTGGACGAGGACCGCGACGAGGACGCCTTCTTCTCGACCGTCGAGGGTCACACCACCGTCGCCAACCGCTACGACCTCGAGAAGGCCGTCCCCCAGGAGAAGAAGTCTCACTTCGTCGAGGTGGACCGCTACTGGGTGAACAAACCCCACGCGTTCGTCGTCATCTTCCACTCCGAGAAGGAGAACGAACAGAAGTACTACGTCGTCGAACCGTACCTGACGGACATCGAGGCGGACCTCCGACAGTTCCTGTCGGGGAAGCTCAAGACCGCCATCAAGTACTCCGACGACGACGTCATCGTCCACGGCGGAATCGACGCCCGCTCGGACGTCATCGAACGCGAGACGAAGCGCCTGCTGGACCGCTACGACCTCTTCGAGGGCGACGCGTCGGTGCTGACGGACACGGCCCCCGGCGAGTCGGCCGAGGGTGGCGTCGTCGGCCAGTTGAAGGCGCTGTTCGGCTTCGAGACGGAACACGTCGAACACACGGGACAGCTGGACGGCATCGCCGCGCGTCCCGAACCCGCCCTCCTCGAGGAGGACTCGCCGACGCTCACGGAGTACCAACTCGAGAAGCTCCTCTACCTCCTCAAGCGGGACTTCGTGGGCTACGAGCGCATCGACCCCATCAAACACGACATCAACGTGGAGGACGTCTCGTGTGACGGCTACCACTCACCGGTGTTCGTCTACCACACCGACCACGAACAGATCATCTCGAACGTCTACCACGGCGAGACGGACCTCGACGACTTCGTCGTCAAGATGGCCCAGCGCTCGGGCAAGGGCATCTCCAAGCGCTCCCCGCAGGTCGACTGTACCCTCCCGGACGGCTCCCGCGCGCAACTCACCCTCGGCAAGGAGGTCTCGGACCACGGGACGAACTACACCATCCGGCAGTTCAAGGACGTCCCGTTCACGCCCATCGACCTCATCAACTGGAACACGTTCTCGCTCGACGAGATGGCGTACCTCTGGCTCTGCATCGAGAACAACAAGTCGCTCATCTTCGCGGGCGGGACGGCCTCGGGGAAGACCACCTCGCTCAACGCCGTCTCGCTGTTCATCCCCTCGAAGTCGAAGATCGTCTCCATCGAGGACACCCGCGAGGTCGAACTTCCCCAGCGCAACTGGATCGCCTCGGTGACCCGTCCCTCCTTCTCCGACGACGGGAAGGGCGACGTCGACGAGTTCGACCTCCTCGAAGCGGCGCTCCGGCAGCGACCCGAGTACATCGTGATGGGCGAGATTCGCGGGGAAGAGGGGCGGACCCTCTTCCAGGTCATGAGTACGGGCCACACCACGCTGACGACGTTCCACGCCGACTCGGTGGGGGAGGTCATCAAGCGGTTCACGACCGAACCCATCATGGTCTCGAAGACGATGTTCACCGCCCTCGACCTCGTCTCCGTCCAGACCTCCACGCGGGTGGGCGGGAACAAGGTCCGCCGGAACAAGTCGCTTACCGAGATCAACCGGTACGACCCCGAGAACGACGAGATCAACGTTCAGGACGTCTACCAGTGGCAGGCCGAGACCGACGAGTACCTCGAGATGGGCCAGTCGAACACCATCGAGGAGATCATGTTCGACCGCGGGTGGAACCGGGAGAAACTCGACCGGGAACTGCTCAAGCGGCGGGTCGTCCTCGCGTACCTCATCCGCAACAACCTGAACACGTACACGCAGGTCGCCGCGACCCTGCAGGCGTTCATCAACGACCAGGACACCATCCTCGGTCTCATCGCGGACGACGACCTCGAACAGAGTCTGGAGGACCTCCGCGAGATGGAGTCCGTCGAGATCGACATCGACCCCGAGAAGGAGGAGATGGTCCCCCGACCGGACCCGAACGAGGAGATGCTGGGGGCCGTCGAGGAACTCCTCGCGGACGCCGACCACCTCCTCGCCGAGTACCGCGAGACAGAGCGTGACACCCTCGCCGAAGCGCTCGCGATGCCCGAGACCGAGGACGACGACGAGTTCGGCGGCTTCCGACCGAAAGGTGGGGGGCAATGA
- a CDS encoding type II secretion system F family protein: MSLGSGSGAEQVSSGAFGDAFVPLSAMLFDEDGDFVDSLERKLAAARMPQTVELYLARALAVGVLAGFVLWLVGTVLVYLVFELFVQGTPSILGLPLQGETLALVQAIKVPALIIIGGIVFGAIGFGLGFGTIVMVPYMKAGERKREINVLLSDSVSFMYALSVGGLNQLEILEAIAAADDTYGEVAKEFQAIILETQYFDTDYRTAIANQAMVTPSDELSQFLTDMLSIVNSGGNMSQFLEDQKDKQMRTSKQEQETVLETLELFGEMYMTLSLFPLLLIIILVIMSMMGESQTQLLYGTVYGLIPLVGAGFLVLVSTVVQDEVGNGYLREEGDGHDEATEGMFSLGLVERYAGTHSVFDRVKSREGNYETVQLLKRPHIFFRDHPLTVLLITVPATVVLVGISVLAGFAPLSIEGLKDAPVRGTFFLIYLPLYVNLLPLAVFYEWNVKTRRSVVGKLSEDLRKLSSANDTGMTLLESMRVVADTSSGRLADEFETIHAKVNYGTGLKDALREFNNKYHIPRLARTVKLISKAQEASSQITAVLSTAAQASENQDDIDRDRKSRTRMQVVIIIMTFLTLLGVMAILKLKFLDVMADLASQASGGSGGASGGGAGGASSGGFTEGVDIELLTLLFFHAVTFQAIISGLIAGYIRDVSLLSGMKFVVILPTFSLLVFLVI; encoded by the coding sequence ATGAGCCTCGGGTCCGGGTCGGGCGCAGAACAGGTCAGTTCCGGTGCGTTCGGCGACGCGTTCGTCCCCCTCTCCGCGATGCTGTTCGACGAGGACGGCGACTTCGTCGACTCGCTCGAACGCAAACTCGCCGCGGCGCGGATGCCACAGACCGTCGAGCTGTACCTCGCGCGGGCGCTCGCGGTCGGCGTCCTCGCCGGCTTCGTCCTCTGGCTGGTCGGGACGGTGCTGGTCTACCTCGTGTTCGAACTGTTCGTCCAGGGGACGCCGAGCATCCTCGGCCTCCCCCTGCAGGGCGAGACGCTCGCGCTGGTGCAGGCCATCAAGGTGCCCGCGCTCATCATCATCGGCGGAATCGTCTTCGGGGCCATCGGCTTCGGCCTCGGGTTCGGGACGATCGTGATGGTCCCGTACATGAAGGCCGGCGAACGGAAACGCGAGATAAACGTCCTGCTGTCGGACTCGGTGTCGTTCATGTACGCCCTCTCGGTGGGCGGGCTGAACCAACTGGAGATTCTGGAGGCCATCGCGGCGGCCGACGACACGTACGGCGAGGTGGCGAAGGAGTTCCAGGCAATCATCCTCGAGACGCAGTACTTCGACACGGACTACCGGACGGCCATCGCCAACCAGGCGATGGTCACGCCGAGCGACGAGCTGAGCCAGTTCCTCACCGACATGCTCTCCATCGTCAACTCCGGGGGGAACATGAGCCAGTTCCTCGAGGACCAGAAGGACAAGCAGATGCGGACCTCCAAGCAGGAACAGGAGACGGTCCTGGAGACGCTCGAACTGTTCGGCGAGATGTACATGACGCTCTCGCTGTTCCCGCTCTTGCTCATCATCATCCTCGTCATCATGAGCATGATGGGCGAGTCGCAGACCCAACTGCTGTACGGGACGGTCTACGGTCTCATCCCGCTGGTGGGTGCGGGCTTCCTCGTTCTCGTCTCCACCGTCGTGCAAGACGAGGTCGGAAATGGGTACCTCCGGGAGGAGGGGGACGGCCACGACGAGGCGACTGAGGGCATGTTCAGCCTCGGTCTCGTCGAGCGCTACGCCGGGACCCACAGCGTGTTCGACCGCGTGAAGAGCCGCGAGGGGAACTACGAGACGGTCCAACTCCTCAAGCGCCCGCACATCTTCTTCCGGGACCACCCGCTGACGGTACTGCTCATCACCGTCCCCGCCACCGTCGTCCTCGTCGGCATCTCCGTCCTCGCGGGGTTCGCTCCGCTGTCCATCGAGGGGCTGAAGGACGCGCCCGTCCGCGGGACGTTCTTCCTCATCTACCTCCCGCTGTACGTCAATCTGCTCCCCCTCGCCGTCTTCTACGAGTGGAACGTCAAGACCCGGCGCTCCGTGGTGGGGAAACTCTCCGAGGACCTCCGGAAACTGTCCAGCGCGAACGACACCGGGATGACGCTCCTCGAGTCCATGCGCGTCGTCGCCGACACCTCCAGCGGTCGACTGGCCGACGAGTTCGAGACCATCCACGCGAAGGTCAACTACGGCACCGGCCTCAAGGACGCCCTCCGGGAGTTCAACAACAAGTACCACATCCCCCGCCTCGCGCGGACGGTGAAGCTCATCTCGAAGGCACAGGAGGCGTCCAGTCAGATCACGGCCGTCCTCTCGACGGCCGCGCAGGCCTCCGAGAACCAGGACGACATCGACCGCGACCGGAAGTCCCGCACGCGGATGCAGGTGGTCATCATCATCATGACGTTCCTGACGCTGCTGGGCGTCATGGCCATCCTGAAGCTGAAGTTCCTCGACGTGATGGCCGACCTCGCCTCGCAGGCCTCCGGTGGGTCCGGCGGGGCGTCCGGTGGGGGCGCGGGCGGCGCGTCGTCCGGTGGGTTCACCGAGGGCGTGGACATCGAACTGCTGACGCTGCTGTTCTTCCACGCCGTCACCTTCCAGGCCATCATCTCGGGGCTCATCGCGGGGTACATCCGCGACGTGAGCCTGCTGTCCGGGATGAAGTTCGTCGTCATTCTGCCGACGTTCTCGCTACTGGTGTTTCTGGTGATCTGA